The segment CGAGCTTGCGGATGATGTGCAGGATGACGTCCTTGGCGTAAACCCCAGGTCGCAGCTTGCCGTTCACTTCGATCTTGCGAACCTTCAGCTTGCCGAGAGCCATGGTCTGAGTGGCCAGCAAATCACGGATCTGAGTGGTGCCGATGCCGAAGGCGATAGCTCCGAAGGCGCCATGGGTGGACGTATGGGAGTCGCCGCAAGCGATGGTAGTGCCGGGCTGGGTGATGCCCTGCTCCGGGCCGACCACGTGCACGATGCCTTGCTTGCCGGTAGGAATATCGAAAAAGGTCACCCCGAACTCCTCGCAGTTCTTGCGCAGCTCCTTGATCATGGCATCAGCCAAAGGATCGGCAAACGGCTCCACGCGCTGGTCGGTCGGCACGATGTGGTCGACCGTGGCGAAGGTGCGATGCGGGTAAGCGACCTTGAGTCCGAGATCGCGCAGCATGCCGAACGCCTGCGGACTGGTGACCTCATGAATGAGGTGCGTTCCGATCAGGAGCTGCGTCTGACCATTCGACAAGGTCCGCACCGTATGCGCGTCCCAAACTTTTTCGAACAATGATTTTCCCATAACTGTTTTGAAATCTGAGGTTAGAAAGTCGGGCAACATCGGTCCGAGGGCCGCGCCCTGCAACGAAAATCAGCGATTCGTCCTAGGGCGCCTGATTCTCCGTATTGGCCGCTTTCCGATATGCGCTGGGCGTCGTTCCCAGCTTGCGTTTGAACTGGCGATGAAAGGTGCTGAGGTTTCGAAACCCGCTCCGCTCGGCCACCTCGCGCAAGCTCAATCCGCGACGACTCCCCAGCAAGGTGGCAGCATGCCGCACCCGCAAATTGGCCAGATAGTCGACGAAGGTCGTACCGGAAACGCAGCGAAAGAAACGGGAAAACGCCTCCGGCTCCAAGCCCACCGCCAACGCCGCCTCGTCGCGACCGATCCCCTCCGCGAAACGCCCTTCGACGAAACGTCTCGCAGTATCGAATCGAGCCCGATCACGAGGCGTCATTTCTTTCGCAACTCCCTCTGCTTCTACAACTTGCCGGCACTCGAACTCCGCCACCAATTCTAGAGCCACATAGAAGCGAGCGAGCCTTAGGGCTGATTTGGCTCGATGGATCGACCGCAGTCTGGCCCGCAACCGATCGCGATCGGAAACGACGAAAACCAAGGGCTGCTCCGCCGCTTCCACGAGCCGGCATAGCGCCGACATCTCAGGCAAGGCGAGCAGCCCCTGCGGCAGGACCTTGCGCGAAAAGCGCAGAGCGATGCCGCCCACGGCTCCCGGCTCTCCATCCGCCCGCGCGCCGTGATAGGCATGCAGGATGCCTGGAGGACAAAGCAGCAAGGAACCGCGTTCGAAAGCCCCCGTTTTCGCTCCGAGCTGCCACCGGCCCTTTCCTTGCCAGATGAAGAGGAGCTCGAAGTGGTCATGACGGTGCAATGGATCGCTAAGCTGCTTTCCATCAAACTCTTGAAAAACGACGGACGCCTCATCGCCGCCCTGATCCGCCCCTGTGGCCAACATTTGAAAATATACGCTATGATTTTATGATATTCCGGAGAAAACTTCCCCAAAAGATCACATTTTGCAACAATCAAACCCGAGACGCTCCTTCTGGAGAGGAGCGAAGGCGGCCCATCGGATTCAGGCGTAGAAAACCTTTTCCAGAAACAGCCCTCGGGCCGGGGAGGCTTCCACCAAGGGAGTGCGCTGGCGACTTTCCAGCAGGTTCTGCAGATCATCAAGGGCGAGGCGGCCTAGTCCCACGTTGAGCAGCGAGCCGACGAGGCTGCGCACCATCTTGTACATGAATCCGTTCGCTTCGAAGGAGACGAGGACCAGCCGATCCGCTAGCGTCAGCTCCACCGCCTTCATTTGCCGCACCGTCGATTCGTACTCCAGCCCACGGTTCGCAGCAAAGGCTGCGAAGTCGTGCTCGCCCACTAGAAGATCCATGCCGCGCTTCATCACGTTCAGGTCGAGCTGACGCGGCACGGACAAGCAGTACGGCCACAGGAAGGGGTCGGCATCGCCGAGGAACAATCGGTAGTGGTAGCGCTTGGAGACGGCGGAGAAACGGGCGTGAAACTCCTCGTCCACCGGAGTGGCTGAAAGCAGCTTGATGCTGCGCGGCAGCTTGGTGGAAACCGCCTTCACCAGACGTTCGCCGCCATGCTTCCAATCATAGTCGAAATGAAACACCTGCTCCAGGGCGTGCACGCCTGCGTCGGTGCGACCGCTTCCATGGATGACGATGCGATGCTTCACGATGGCCTCTATCGCAGTCTCGATGACTTCCTGCACCGATTCCTGGCCATTCTGCGTTTGCCAGCCGGCGTAGTGGGTGCCGTCATACGCGCAGCTGCACTTCCACCTCATCGTTCGTAATCCCCATCGTAGCAGCCATCATCCTCGTACTCTCCGTATTCGTCAGCTGAATACTCGGGCAAAGCCACGACTTGATTGAGGTAGTCCTGCAAGATAAGCGTGGCCGCTACGGAATCGATTTTCCCGGAACGTCGCAGCTCGTCGTCGCGGCCCTTCGGAAACGCCTTCGACGCCTCGCGGGAAGTGAGCCTTTCGTCGACGCGATGCACCGGGAGCTTGCTAAACGCGCCTAGCTTTTCGATGAACGCGTCCACCTCCTTCGCCTTGAAGCCAATCGATCCATCCATGTTGTATGGATAACCGAATACGAAATCGGTCGCGCCGCGGTCCTTCGCCAGTTGGGCGAGGGCTTCGAGGCGCTCCGTTTCGGTTGGCAAGACGATAGCAGGCAACGGAGTCGCGACGCCAATCTCGTCACCATAGCTCACACCGACGCGGCGTTCGCCGTAGTCAACACCGATGCAGCGCATGAAGTCTTCCTAAAGCAGGGCTTTGTAGGCCTCTTCCTCGCCGAGGCTGCGGACCAATTCCTTGATCTTTTGGGCCTTGTCCTTGGAGCAGATCAAGGTGGCGTCCTTCACGTGCACCACGATGAGATCCTCCACGCCGATCAAGGCCACCAGATGATCCTTGTCGGTCACCACGATGTTTTTGGAGCAGCCGGAGAACTTGACTGGGCCCTTGTTCACGTTACCCGCCTTGTCGCTCGGGAAGTGGCGAGCGATGGCAGGCCAGGCGCCGACATCGTCCCAATCGAAGGTCGCGGCCAAGGTCTGCACGTTGGTCGCCTTTTCCATGATGGCGAAGTCCACCGAGATCTTTTCCAGCTTCGGATAGAGCTCGCTCAGCAAGCCGATCAGCTCCTTGCCCTCGTTCATGCCCGCTTCGATCTGGTCGAGCCCCTTTTTCAAGGTGGGGGTGAACTCCTCCAAGGCGTCGGAAATAGTGGAAACCTTCCAAACGAACATGCCCGCGTTCCAAAAGTAGTCGCCACTTTGCAGGTAGCTCTTAGCGGTTTCGAGATCCGGCTTTTCCTTGAACTGGCGAACGGCGAAGATGTCGCGATTGTCGATCACCTTTTCGGAGGTGCCGCACTGGATGTAGCCGTAGCCGGTAGCTGGCTCGGTCGGCTGAATCCCGATGGTCAGCAGACTGGGCGAGCTCTCCGCCGCCTTGAACGCGATCTCAAGCGCGGACTGGAAGGACTGCTTATCGTTGATGAGAGCGTCCGCCGGCAACATCGCCATGGCGGCGTCCGGGTTTCTCTGCTTGACCAGCAGCATGGCCAGTCCAACCGCGGCGGCCGTGTCCCGTCCCACCGGCTCGGCCACGATGTTTTCCTCGGGAAGCATCGGACAAACTTCCCGCACCCCATCCAGCTGCTCGCTGTTGGTGATGATAATTACGTTTTCGTAAGGAAGAAAACCTTCCAGACGCTCCACGGTCTGGGTCAGCATTGGCTTTTCCCCCACGATCGGAAGCAAATGCTTAGGGCGAGCGAGCCGGCTCGCCGGCCAGAAGCGTTCGCCTTTTCCACCTGCCATGATCACAGCGTATCGGTCTACCATAGTCCCAGACCATCGAAGGTTCGGCCCAAGTCGTCAACCGTGAACCGGATGGCCCTGGTTTCGCTCATGAAACAAAATCAATTCCCGCCACCCTTCGTACAATACCATTGATTCCCGACCTTCCATATACAAAAACCCGAAGCATGACCGCCTCTCAAGACACATCGCTCAGCCCCGTGGAGCTCGCTCGCTACAGCCGCCATATTCTCCTGGAGGAAATCGGACAGGCCGGGCAGGAAACGCTCAAGCGATCCAAAGCCCTCGTCATCGGGGCCGGCGGCCTGGGCAGCCCGGTCGCCCTCTATCTCGCGGCGGCAGGCGTCGGCGCCATCGGCATCGCCGACTTCGACACGGTCGAGCTGCACAACCTGCAGCGGCAGATCCTGCACGGCCAGAGCGATATCGACCGCCTCAAAATTGAATCCGCCGCCGACGCCTTGGCTGAGGTCAATCCCCATGTGAACCTGCAGCTCCATAAGGAAGGCGTGCAGCCCGACAACGCGATAGAGCTTTTCAGCCAGTATGATATTATCATCGACGGCACTGATAATTTCGCGACGCGCTACCTGAACAATGATGCTGCCTACTTCGCGAAGAAACCGCTGGTCTACGGCAGCATCTTCAAGTTCGAAGGCCAAGCTTCCGTGTTCGCGCCGCAAAAAGGCGGGCCTTGCTATCGCTGCCTCTTTCCGGAACCGCCTCCTCCAGGCAGCGTGCCAAACTGCGGAGAAGCTGGGGTGATGGGAGCGCTCTGCGGCATCGTCGGCAGTATCCAATCGATGGAGACGATCAAATACCTCACCGGCGTTGGCGAGTCCTTGATCGGAAAGCTGCTCTTTATCGATACCAAGAATATGAGCTTTCGCTCCTTGAATCTGAAGCGTGACCCAAACTGCCCTCTTTGCGGCGACCATGCAAATATCACCTCCATCGAAGCCTCCACCTATCAAGAGACCTGCGAGACTAAACTCCACTCCGAATCCTCAAACACCTCCTCAAATATGAACGAAATCCCCATCGAAATAGACGTCATCGAAACGAAGAAAAAGCTAGCCCGCGGCAGCGCCATATTGGTCGACGTGCGCGAAGCCTACGAGCGCAACATCTGCACCATCGACGGCTCACTTCATATTCCGATGAACGAAATCCCATCGCGCCTCAGCGAGCTTCCTCGCGACAAGGAAATTCTGGTGCACTGTCACCACGGCGGCCGCAGCCTGCGGGTGGTCAACTTTCTTCGCGAAAACGGCTACTCGAAGTCTATAAACGTGGGTGGCGGCATCGATAGCTGGGCCACCACTATCGACAGCAAGCTGCAACGCTACTAGCTTTCGCAGCCTAGCGCCGTCGCTTCGCCAGCGTCGGTATCATCGTTTGCCAAAGCTCCACCAGCCTGCGCAAAGCGACGCCTTGCGTAGCGATCCGACAGCAGAGCGTTTTAATTAGACCGCTCGATCGATCGCTTTCGAACGCAAACGAAAAAAACCTGCTCCTCAATGGAGCAGGTTTCGTAAAAGTAAAAGCGATCAGGCGTCTACTTGCGGGACTTTGTCAAACCAGCGGCTTTCTTGATATTCTGAAGCGACGGTACGGAGATGCCAAATCTCTTGGCTACATCCGTGCCCTTTTCGCCAGCCTGAACAGCGGCGATTACCTCCGCCTTCAGCTCTTCGGTGATACGGGTGCGCTTGGCGCGTTTCTTGGCGCCTTTGGCTGCAGGGGCTTTCGCCTTACGACCACGCTTAACCTTACCACCTTCAAGCTCGCTAAGAGCAGCGATCAGCTCAGCGCGAGAATCGAAGCCCAATGACTTGTGCAGATCACGAAGTTTCTTAGCCTGTTCCGTAGCAGCCTTCTTTTCAAGGTTGGCAAGCTTAGCCTTAGCATCTGCAATTTGTTTTAACGTATCATTGATCATCGAGAATCAACAAAGAACACTATTCAACAAATTCAACTCAATTTAGATAATACTAACAAAAAACATCATTTTTAAGCCGTTTTATATAAACTTACCACGAAGCGACATCCGTATAATAGCCTATATTTCGCTGAAAACGCTCTCCACTTTGATATCGCTTCGAACCTTCAAAGACGTCGAAATTCACTTTTTCAATACGCATTCCATACCGCCGACCGAATCTAAAACCGTCGAAAAGCATTACACTTAACGCAATCGCATGTCATCACAGGAAAAGATACACTCCCTCAAACGTCCCGCCATCGAGCGCATGCTACGCATACACAACGAACTGAAAAGCGGTTCGTATCCAAATTGCACATCGCTGGCGAAAGAGATGGAAGTCAGCACGAAAACCATCAGCCGCGATATCGATTTCATGAGGGACCGCATGCTGCTTCCGCTTGAATACGATTCCTCGCTGCATGGCTACTACTACACGCGTGAAGTGCAAAGCCTGCCGACCATCGACATTTCCGAGGGGGAGCTGCTGGCGCTATCGATCGCGAGAAAATCGCTGGACTACTACAAAGGCACGCCTTTCGAAAAGCCGCTGGCGAACGCTCTAAATAAGCTATCCGCAAGCTTGCCCGACACCATAACGGCCAACCTATCGGAGCTCAGCCAAAGCATCTCCTTTCGACAAGGGCGATCTTCCCAGGTGAATGAGGCCTTGCTGCAAGCCTTCACGAAAGCGACGCTCGAGCGCAGAACGATTTCCTTCGACTACAAGAAACTGGGTGGTTCGAAAACCGAACGCCGCGCCCTCAATGTCTACCACCTGACGAACTTCCTAGGAAAGTGGTATGCGATCGGATGGGATCAGAAACGCGACGCCATGCGAACCTTTCTCCTCAACCGCGCCAGCAGCGCTGCTTTGGAAGGCTCGACCTTCACCGTTCCTAAAACGTTTTCCGCGGAGGACTATCTGGGGAGCAGCTTTGGTATATATTCTCCCAGCGGCGACCACAAAGTTTCCATACTATTTAAGAATCCAATTTCCGAATACATTTCGGAAAATACATGGCATCCTTCTCAACGTGTGGACTACCGAGACGATGGCTCGATCATGATCCACTTCGAGCTCGGCAGCTTGGTAGAAGTCGCTTCATGGATCCTCAGCTGGGGACCGAACGCCGAGGCGATGAGACCCCAGGAACTCCGCGACACGCTCTCCAAGACAGCCTGCGCTATCGCGGAATTATACCGGCAATAGATCCGAGAAAGACAGGCGACGCAATACGCTGGGCGAATCTCGATTTGCCGAGACCCGCTCCCCCTGCGGCTGATCAGGCGACAGCGGAGCCGACCAACGTTTTCAAAAAGGACGCCACGCTATACACCATCAGGGTATTCTTTCTGCCTTCGATACTGGTGTACTCGATGATGCGGCTGACGTCTCCTTGGTATTCCGCATTAGCGCTATCGTTCATCACCTTGGGTATCACCGTCATCTGGCTTTCGTACACGTCCACGCTATCCTCCACGGAGTCGACAATCAGCCCGTATCGAGCTCCATTGCGCGAGACGATCAGCACGGAACAGCTCTCGATATCCTTGTAGTCCGACATCGAATAGTACTTGCGCATGTCCACGATGGGAATGATGCCGCCTCGCAAATTCAGCATGCCACGGATATAGCCGTCGTATCCGGGCGGCTCCATGAGAGAGTCGGGATAGGCGATGATTTCGTCGACTTCAGTGATCTCGACCGCCAGCGTCTTGGAAAGCTTAAAGGTGATATATACCTTCAATCCGCCTTGCCCTGCGCCGCTGGCGTTTCCGGTCAAGCTTCGTCCCGCTCCCATGTCTTCTCCCGCGAGGGCGTCTGGCACCGAGCTGGCCTCGATCGCTTCCAGGATGTCCTCTTCGTCACAGAGCGTTTTCGGGTCCACGAGAAACACGTCTCGTTCTTTCGAAATGGGCACGACTCCCTTCAAGCAGCCCTTGCGCTTGTTGTCCTTCAGCTGAGGGATCGGGATAATTCGGCTTTCGTGAAAGTCGAAAACATCCGTCACGGAATCCACTAGAAATCCACAATGGCGGTGGTCGGCTATCACGACGATCACCATACCGGTATCAATGCTCGTATGGGATACGGATCCCATAGCGGTTCTAAAATCGATGACCGATATCATGGCTCCGCGCAGGTTTAGGATGCCCAGGCAATTATCGTACGCCACGTGGGTATCTTCTAGCTTCGGATTCTCAAGCACTTCTAGAATATCGGAAACGGGAATCGCGAACTCCGAACCTTCGCTGGTAAAACTGATCGCCGTATTGCCGGAGCCGATACCTCCCAGCATCGCTCCGAAATCGCTGACCACTCGATCGTCTCGGACCGTTTGGCTGAGCATCGGGATGTCCTCCAGCTGCACGATCGACGAAGCCGCTATGATTCGGATGATACGCTGGCCACCTTCCAAGTTCGCCAGCCCTGAAATGATGTTATCGCCCTTCTTTCTTTCGACCTTCGCCAACTCCTCGTCGTTCATCGGAATGACATCCCCCGTACGATCCAGAGCGATGCCGACCTGCTGGCCGTCCACCCGAACGATTCCCACGTACCTGTGGCTCGTCTCGGCTTCGCCTGCCGGCAGCCGCAGGATCGAGCGCAGATTGATCAGCGGCACGATCGTATCGCGAAGGTTGAATACGCCCTCCACATAATCCGGCATCAAGGGCAGCCGATTCACGCGTTCCGGGTAGTTCACGACCTCCTGCATCTCGCGAATGTGGAAGGCGAACTCGTCTTCATCCAAGAAAAAGGTGCCGTAGAGGGAGTCCAGTTCGCTCTGCGATTCGCCGGCCTCTTCCAGCTTTTCGTGCAGGCCTTGCATCATTTCTTCAGTCGATTTGATCGTCTCGCTCATGGTGGGTATCAATGGTGGATGAAGGGTTGGATTGCGGAAACAGGAACGCCCTCCAAAGCAGGCAGAGACGTTCCTACCCAAAGGCATGACATACCGACATCTTTTCAATCGCGAGAGGTCCTTTTATCGGGTTTTAACGAAGGCAGCCTTCGCGCTGGCAGCTCGCGCAAGGTGATTAAGCAGGTCGCGTCTCTCCGGAAACGCCTGCCGTCGCTCGCGGCACGTAATACGCCGCCCGGCCATCGCGCCGCACTTCCCAGCCCGGATCGATGTTCAGCGTAGTCTCGGACGACCCCAGCATCATGAATCCGCGCCGGTCGAGACGACGTCGCACGCGCTCCAGAATCTGGCGCTTCACGTCGACGTCGAAATATATCAGAACGTTTCTGATGAGAACAAAATGATGCCGTCCCATATCCGGCCACGAATCGATGAAGTTCAGCTGCCGAAAGGTCACCAGCTTGCGCAGCGATTCGTGGATCTGCCAGCGATCGTTGGGCAAGCGCGTGAAGTATCGATTTCGCAAGCGCTCGTCCAATCCGCGCTTCGCTTCCATATCTGTATATATTCCAGAGCGGGCCTTCTCCAAAACCGTGGACGAAATATCGGTAGCGTACAGCTTGAGGTCCCAATCGAACAGCTGAGGAAAATGCTCTTTCATGAGCATTATCAGCGAGTAGATCTCCTGCCCTGTAGAACAAGCGGCCGACCAGACGTTCAGTTTCCTTTCCTCGCCAAGCTCCCGCTCCAGCTGCGGTATCAAATGATCTCGCATCACCTGGAAGGGGTGGATGTCGCGGAAGAAAAAAGTCTCGTTAGTGGTCATGGCATCGATCACCTCATCTTCCAATCCTGCGGCGACCGTCCGACGGGATAGCGAAGCGAGCAGCTCCGATATGGTATCGATCTTATGGCGACGCAGAATCGGCTCCAAGCGGCTCTTCACCAGGTACTCCTTGTCTTCCTCCAAAGATATCGCGGAGCGTTCGCGGGCCCAGTCTCTGAAAAAGTCGAACTCCTGTTTCGTAATGCTCATTAGATAAAAACGGGACCTACCTCGACGGCCTTACGGGACAGTTTCCAACGAATTCATTCATCGCCTGAGCGATTTCCGACAAGGGGAGCACTCGGTCCGCCAGACCGGCGCTCGCCACGTAACCGGGCATGCCCCATACCACTGAAGTCTCTTCATCCTGGGCGAAAACGGTGGCCCCGAGGCCGACCAGTTCTCGGCAGCCCTGAAAGCCGTCCTTGCCCATGCCAGTCAAGATCGTCACCAAAGCGGCCCCACCGACGGTTTCGGCGACGCTGCGCAGCATGACGTCTACCGCCGGCCGGCAGGAATTTTCCGGAGGCTCCTCGTTCAACCCCAGCCGCAACGCTCCTCCGTCCGAGCGAATCGTCATGTGCTTTCCACCGGGCGCGATGTAGACGTGACCGGCTTCGAGCGCCATGCCCTCTTCGCCCTCGTGAAATACGAGCGTGTCCAGCCCGTTGAGGCGTTGGGCCAGCATCCGAGTGAACATGGGAGGCATGTGCTGAGTCACCACAATGGGCACCGGAAAGCGCTTGGGAAACTGGGAGAAGAGATCCGACAAGGCGTTGGGACCGCCCGTGGAGGAACCGATACAGACGATCTTCGGCAGCCCGTGCCGCTTGGCGCACTTGGCTTCCTCCGCTTTGACCTCATTTCGAATGCGGTCCCCCACCTTGCGCGTCGCTCGCTCTAGCGTGACCATCGGCTCCTCCTCCAGCAGCGGGCTGCGGTCGTCCGGTTTCGACGGCCTTCTCGGCAGGTTCGCGGCACGGCGCGCGAGCATCGGGATCAGCTCCGTCTCCACACACGCCCACTCTGGATCCTTGAGCGGATGCCCCGACGGCTTGCGAAGATAGTCGTGGGCCCCGGCGGAGATTCCATCCAAAACCATCGAGCCTCCGCGGGCCAGCCCGCTGCCAAAGAGAATCAAATACGCGTCCGGCGACTGCTGCGCGACGCTACGAATGAACGCGAGCGTATCATCGACTTCGATATCCGTATCCAAAACGATGATATCCGCCGGAATCGATTTCAGTTTCTGCAACGCGATCGATGCGGTCGATGCGACTCCGCTGAGCAGCAATCCGGGCGTGGCCTTCACGGCATCGCCAAGTCGCTTGCGGACGTTGACTGATCCATCGACTGCAAAAACGTTCAGCTCCATCTCTTTGCGGAGGAATTTGGTGGGAAAGGCAGCGCCGATCGCTCAACGCCGAGAACCTTGTATTCATCGGTTTCGCGGCAGTAGCTCATCATTTCCCCGCGGGGCTTTGACACTTTCTTAATGACTAAAACGAGCCCCCGCCCCAAACTCCGCCCGTCTCTAGAAAACCTCATAAAATCCGTCCACTCGCACCCGAAGCGCCCTCCTCGCTCGTTCGACTCCAGCCTTGGCGCTGCGATTGCGTCTTCGATGCTACCCATCTTTCCTTGCCCCAAACGGCGCCAAGCACTCGCCGGCACGTGCGTATTCTAGTAGTTGATACATCTTGGGAGGGCAGCGCCCTACGCGAGGATCTAGCTCGCGCGGGGCGCCCAAATGAGGTTTCATCATCGCCTCGTCTGGCAGAGGAGCGAGGCACCGAAGCTACTGAGTCGCGGCGGCCTTGTTTCCTCGATCCACGATCTCCTTCAGATTGCTGGCCAGCTGGGCAAGCTCCTTCGCCGCGGTCAGGGTCTGGCTAGCGCCATCCGCGGTGATGCGGGCTCCATTGGATACGGAAGAGATGTTCTTGGCGATGTCCGTGCTTCCCGTCGCGGCCTCGCTCGCGTTGCGGGCGATCTCGTTGGTGGTCGCGGTCTGCTCTTCCACCGCGCTCGCGATGGCATTCTGATTGTCGTTTATGCGATTGATGATTTCGCGAATCTTCTCGATCGCCGACACCGATGCCGCAGCGTCGCCTTGGATGGCGTCGACCTTCTTGCGAATGTCACGCGTCGCGTTGGCGGTCTGCTTGGAAAGCTCCTTGACCTCGTTCGCGACCACCGCGAATCCGCGCCCCGCCTCGCCGGCGCGAGCCGCTTCGATGGTCGCGTTGAACGCCAGCAGATTGGTCTGCTGAGCGATGGAAGTGATGACTTCGACAACCTCGCCGATTTCCTGGCTACTCACCCCAAGGCTATTGATGGTCTTGCTGGTGGCGTCCGCCTCTTCCACTGCGGCCGAGCCAACCTGGGCTGCGTCGGAAGCATGCTGGGCGATCTCTTTGGCGGAGGCGCTCATTTCCTCGGCGCTGGTCGCCACGTTCGCAACGTTGCTGCTCACTTGCTCCGAAGCGGCAGCGACCGTATTGGCCTGCTCGAAGGTGCTGTTGGAGTTTTCCGTCATGGAAGCCGCCACGGAAGACAGCTCTTCGGAGGCCGAGCCGAGCGATTGGGCGTTTTCCGCTACGATTCGAAGCGTCTCGGCCATCTCCGCCACCATTTTCTCCTCGCGCTCCTTGGCCTTCACCTTTTCCGTGATCAGCTCCCAAGTCACCATGGGCCCGATGTAGTCGCCCTTCGAGTCGTAGATCGCGTAGGCCTGCAAGTTGGCCACCTCCGGCCCGATATGAATGCGAGCTTCGTGCGGCAGATTGCGAGGATCCTTCAAAATGCCTCTCTGCACCTCCGGATCCTTGTGGAAAACATCGATCGACTGCCCCTTCACCTCCTCGGCTTTGACCGGCAAATACTGCTCGATCAGCTTCAAGGTATTGAGAGAG is part of the Pelagicoccus sp. SDUM812003 genome and harbors:
- the cheB gene encoding chemotaxis-specific protein-glutamate methyltransferase CheB, yielding MELNVFAVDGSVNVRKRLGDAVKATPGLLLSGVASTASIALQKLKSIPADIIVLDTDIEVDDTLAFIRSVAQQSPDAYLILFGSGLARGGSMVLDGISAGAHDYLRKPSGHPLKDPEWACVETELIPMLARRAANLPRRPSKPDDRSPLLEEEPMVTLERATRKVGDRIRNEVKAEEAKCAKRHGLPKIVCIGSSTGGPNALSDLFSQFPKRFPVPIVVTQHMPPMFTRMLAQRLNGLDTLVFHEGEEGMALEAGHVYIAPGGKHMTIRSDGGALRLGLNEEPPENSCRPAVDVMLRSVAETVGGAALVTILTGMGKDGFQGCRELVGLGATVFAQDEETSVVWGMPGYVASAGLADRVLPLSEIAQAMNEFVGNCPVRPSR
- a CDS encoding PAS domain S-box protein: MKEKQSNGTSDLEKKQTTPQRRRRPGVNRIAKAKLAQMDDASSKLDAIENNFATIEFDPEGYIETANELFLQTMGYELDEIVGQHHRIFCDQETRDSKAYERFWSDLNRGVSQSGDFKRIRKNGQVVWLYASYTPVVDEEGVTRKVLKFAQDITARKAASADLEGQVEAIGKAQAVIQFEMDGTIIDANENFLKTMGYELSEIQGRHHSLFVMPEYAKSEEYRDFWHTLKQGKFQRDQFKRFAKGGREVWIDASYNPIKGLDGKPYKVVKYATDITEINQMARAYAMLEDAPINVMLANRDLEIIYVNPSSLNTLKLIEQYLPVKAEEVKGQSIDVFHKDPEVQRGILKDPRNLPHEARIHIGPEVANLQAYAIYDSKGDYIGPMVTWELITEKVKAKEREEKMVAEMAETLRIVAENAQSLGSASEELSSVAASMTENSNSTFEQANTVAAASEQVSSNVANVATSAEEMSASAKEIAQHASDAAQVGSAAVEEADATSKTINSLGVSSQEIGEVVEVITSIAQQTNLLAFNATIEAARAGEAGRGFAVVANEVKELSKQTANATRDIRKKVDAIQGDAAASVSAIEKIREIINRINDNQNAIASAVEEQTATTNEIARNASEAATGSTDIAKNISSVSNGARITADGASQTLTAAKELAQLASNLKEIVDRGNKAAATQ